TCAGAAACTGCTCCGTGGTAAGCGTGCTCCCCCCGGCCCGAAGCCCTCCGCTCGCAAAGCTCGAATAGACGATCCACGTCAGGTAGTCCCACTGCCGCACGATCCAGATGAGAACCCCCGTGCTGACGATGCGACGCGCAATCTGACCAGCACTCACGTCCGTGCCGAACATCCAGAAGAAGGCTGCCGTGACGACATTGAGAAGCAGCAGCACCTCCATCAGCGACTCGCTCGGTGCAGAGAGCAGCCCGAAGCCGGTGTCCACCGTCTGCAGGAACTGGTTCAGGAAGACGTTGATGCCGCTGACGTCGTTCATGGCGTTTCAGGTGCGGGCGAGAGGCGGGCGAAGGAGAGACGGCGGCGGCGTCAGCGGACAGGCACGGCGACCGCTGCCAATGAGGCGGTGGTGCTGGCCCCGGCTCGAAAGGCCTCCCGCTGCTGCCGCGCGAGCTCCTCGTCGTCGTTGGCTCGCGCCGCTGTCACCAGCTCTCTCCGCTCCTGCGAGAGCAGGCTCAGGTGCAGCGCCTGCAACTCGGACACCACTTCACCCAGCATCTGGCTGTTGGCCTGGACCGCGGCCTTGGTTCCCGCGGCGTTCTGCGACGCCTGCCCGATCCCAGCCACCTCCGTCGAGCGATCCTCCATCCCCGTCACCGCGTCCTCCACCACCAGGGCCGAGGCCCGCGCCGCGTCCCGCTCAGCTTCCCGCTTGAAGGCCATCTGCAGCTCGTGCTCTTGGATGTGCTGGGCGGCGACCACGTCAGCGTGAACGCCGGGGAAGACTTGGTTGAACCAGTCCTCGGTGATGCCCTCTTGGATCCGGATGGAGTACGCGACCGCCCCCCACCGCCCACGGAGCGACTGCAGCGAGTTGGACGCGGCCTGCCAGCTGCTGAAGTCCAGATCCTGCAGCGACCGGATCTGCAGCTGGATCTGCTGGGCCTGGTTTTGCATCTGGGCGTACTGGGTCGTGAGGTCCTCGGCCTTCTGCGCGATCTCGTACACCTGGTTGACGATCGATTCCGCCATCTGCGCAAACGCGGCCGGGTCGTAGACGATGTCGCCGACGCCGAAGATGGCGGCCGCCTTGGGGGCGGGTGCAAGCGAGAGCGCGGCGGCGAGTGCAACCACCGCGGTGCCGCGGCACGGGAGGGAGGAGGTGTGTCTCATCGGATCTCCAGGTAAATCGAGTCGGCCGACGCGTCGTCGGCGGAGAAGGCGTGGGACCATGTGCCCGGGGGGTCGACCCCGTCGTGGTCGGGTGCTCCGTCGGCGGGCTCGCTCGCGGCCTCGACCGGAGTCCTCGCCCCGCCGCCCCGCCGCTTGCGGAACCACTCGACGAAGCGCTCACCGGAGAGGCCGAGCGCCTGCGCCTCGTCGAGCAGGGCTTGCTCCGCCTTGCCCGAAGCCCCCACCAACTCCAGCGCGAAAGAACCCAGCTCCAGGTCGAAGAGGCGGTTCCCCCGCTTGCTGCGAAAGAGGTATTCCCGCTTGGGCTGTGCCTCGGCGATCAGCCGCAGCTCCGCGTCGGTGAGGCCCCAGCCCCGGTAGATCTCTGCGGTGCTCGGGTCGAGCGCCCGGGCATTGGGCAGGTAGATCGCCGACGGGCAGCTTTCGATGAGGGCCGGGGCGATGGCCGAGGACGCGACGTCCGAGAGGCTCTGCGACGCGAACATCACGGCGACGTTCCGCTTCCGCAGGGTCTTCAGCCACTCGCGGATCTGCTCGGCGAAAAGACCGGACTCCAGATACGCCCACGCCTCGTCGAGAACGAGGAGCGTGGGCGCGCCGGCGACCGTCTCTTGGGCGAAGCGGCGGTCGAGCCGGTGGAACAGGTACAGCAGCACCGGAGTCAGCGCGGGCGTCTTCCGCAGCTCCTCCATCTCGAAGGCCTGCCAGTCCGCCTCACGGAGGCTGTCGTGGTCAGAGTCGAGCAGCGTGCCGAAGCTGCCGCCGAGCGTGTAGTTCTGCAGCGCGTCCTTCAGGTCCGGATCCTGCACCAGCCCCCGAAAGATCGACAGCGTCCGCTGGGCCGGCTTGTCGAGGCGGCCCAGCCGCCCGAGTGCTTCGTAGATCGCGTTCACCTGCGAGGTGTCGGGCTTCAGGCCCGCGAGCGTCACCAGTTCCACAATCCAGTCCCGGGCCCAAGCCCGCTCGGCTTCGTCGTCCACGTCTCGCAGCGGCTGGAAGCTGAGTCCGCCCCCGTACTGCTGCCCCCCGAGGTCGTGGAACTCGCCGCCCACGGCCATCGTGAGCGCACGGCTGCTCCGCCCCACGTCGAAGATCACCACCCCGGCGCCCGGGTACCGCCTGAACTGGGCAGCGAGCGTGCCCAGCAGCACCGACTTGCCAGCGCCGGTCGGCCCGAGCACCAGCGTGTGGCCCACGTCCCCATCGAAGAGGTCGAGCCGGAACGGCGTGGACCCCCGGGCGGCAGCGGTGAGCAGCGCCGGGCCCCGGAGGTGTTCACAGGTCTCGTTCCCTGCCCACACGCTGGTCAGCGGCATGAGGTCGCACAGGTTCAGCGAAGTCACCAGCGGTCGCCGCGCGTCCGCGTACACCTGTCCTGGAAGCGAGCCGAGCCACGCGTCGACCGCGTTGACCGTCTCGTGGATGCTGACGAGACCAAGACCGTCGAGCACCTGGGCGATGGCCCGCGCCCGGGAGGCGGCCTCGTCGGCGGTCGCGCCTGAGGTCGTCACCGTGAGGGTGAAGTTGCCCATCGTGTACAGGTCGTCCTGGAGGCCGGCGAGCGCTCCCTCCGCGTCCTGATGACGGGCGACCGCTTCCGCGTCCAGCTCGGGGCTCTCCTTCTTCGAGAGCGCCTCGCCGACGAGCGTCTTCATGCTCTTCCGCTTGCCGTACCACAGAGCCCGAACCCGCGAGACCTTCCGGATGCCCTCTTCCCGGTTGTACGGCATCCACCGCGCGACCCACCGGTAGGGGATCCCCAAAGAATGAAGCCGGTCCAGCATCGCCGGCGTGGTGCTGCCCGGCCAGTGGCGGACGCCCACGATCGCGAGGTGGAGCTTGCCGAGCCTCGGGGCCATGCCGCCAACCAAGCGGGTGTCCGTGAGCAGACAATCGAGGTCCATCGGCAGCTCCGGCCGCCGCAACCGCTTCGGCCGGTCGCTCACGCTGCCGTGCAGGAAGCTCACGAGGTCGTCGTCGGCGAGCAGCTCAACGCTCAGGAGCGTTGAGGCAAGCAAATCCCGGATGGCCAACACCGTGCGGCGGAACTCGCCCAGCTCGCCGCGGTAGTCGGCCCCGGAGCCGGTGGCCTCCTCTCCCTCCAGCAGCAGCTTCCGCACCGAAGTTTTTCGGTCGCTCGGCGGGAGGTAGGTGAAGGTGAGGAAATGCTCGGTCTCGTAGTGGGCCTCCTCCGCCTGGAAAGCGCGGCGCCGCTCCTCGTCGATCGTGTGGGTGATCGGGTCGGGAAAAGTTGAGTCCGGGTACGCGACGGAGGCCGTCCGCCTCGCCTCGAAGTGCAGACACCACCGCGAGCCCAGACGCCGCAGCGCGTTGTTCGCCCGTGCCCGCAGCGACATCATCTCCGCCTCGGTGATGCTCTCCTTGTCCAACCCCCGGTAGCGGGCGACGGACATGAAAGCACCGTCCTTGTTCGACACCACGTCGGGGCCGAGCATCAGGCCCCAGAGGACAGAGTCGGCGAGCGCATCGCGTCGCTTTCGGCTTCGGTGGAGGTCCAGCGTC
This genomic interval from Phycisphaera mikurensis NBRC 102666 contains the following:
- a CDS encoding TraG/VirB4 family ATPase, translating into MTLDLHRSRKRRDALADSVLWGLMLGPDVVSNKDGAFMSVARYRGLDKESITEAEMMSLRARANNALRRLGSRWCLHFEARRTASVAYPDSTFPDPITHTIDEERRRAFQAEEAHYETEHFLTFTYLPPSDRKTSVRKLLLEGEEATGSGADYRGELGEFRRTVLAIRDLLASTLLSVELLADDDLVSFLHGSVSDRPKRLRRPELPMDLDCLLTDTRLVGGMAPRLGKLHLAIVGVRHWPGSTTPAMLDRLHSLGIPYRWVARWMPYNREEGIRKVSRVRALWYGKRKSMKTLVGEALSKKESPELDAEAVARHQDAEGALAGLQDDLYTMGNFTLTVTTSGATADEAASRARAIAQVLDGLGLVSIHETVNAVDAWLGSLPGQVYADARRPLVTSLNLCDLMPLTSVWAGNETCEHLRGPALLTAAARGSTPFRLDLFDGDVGHTLVLGPTGAGKSVLLGTLAAQFRRYPGAGVVIFDVGRSSRALTMAVGGEFHDLGGQQYGGGLSFQPLRDVDDEAERAWARDWIVELVTLAGLKPDTSQVNAIYEALGRLGRLDKPAQRTLSIFRGLVQDPDLKDALQNYTLGGSFGTLLDSDHDSLREADWQAFEMEELRKTPALTPVLLYLFHRLDRRFAQETVAGAPTLLVLDEAWAYLESGLFAEQIREWLKTLRKRNVAVMFASQSLSDVASSAIAPALIESCPSAIYLPNARALDPSTAEIYRGWGLTDAELRLIAEAQPKREYLFRSKRGNRLFDLELGSFALELVGASGKAEQALLDEAQALGLSGERFVEWFRKRRGGGARTPVEAASEPADGAPDHDGVDPPGTWSHAFSADDASADSIYLEIR